One part of the Sphingopyxis sp. PAMC25046 genome encodes these proteins:
- a CDS encoding TetR/AcrR family transcriptional regulator, translating into MNEADIVTDISRTTNLAQKPRRSQADRSAATRAKVIAAARDVLCAQGYSGATMHAIRDAAGMSLGAIQHQFPTKAKLMAAVAAEFSAYRVWVYREAIRRGRSPRESMENLIDANFKMISRPEMAAVLEIHLARRKDPDLDREVGPSTRRFDRRVRLWAYSILRAAGIAEDETHLSVQLLNNAVSRGLTVEYIRNPDAAFIERAVQIWKKQMLDLIFGAGG; encoded by the coding sequence ATGAACGAGGCCGATATCGTTACCGACATTTCCCGCACGACGAACCTTGCCCAAAAACCGCGCCGCAGCCAGGCCGACCGCAGCGCGGCAACCCGCGCCAAGGTGATCGCGGCGGCGCGCGATGTCTTGTGCGCCCAGGGCTATTCGGGGGCGACGATGCACGCGATCCGCGACGCTGCTGGCATGAGCCTCGGCGCGATCCAGCATCAGTTCCCGACCAAGGCTAAGCTGATGGCCGCCGTCGCCGCTGAATTCTCTGCCTATCGGGTTTGGGTATATCGCGAAGCCATTCGGCGCGGACGCTCGCCTAGAGAATCAATGGAGAATCTGATCGACGCGAATTTCAAGATGATCAGCCGGCCCGAGATGGCAGCGGTTCTCGAAATTCATCTCGCGCGCCGCAAGGATCCGGATCTCGACCGCGAGGTGGGACCCAGCACCCGCCGTTTCGACCGCCGCGTGCGGTTGTGGGCCTATTCCATCCTGCGCGCCGCGGGAATAGCGGAAGATGAAACGCATTTGAGCGTCCAGCTCCTTAATAACGCGGTCTCCCGCGGGCTGACCGTGGAATACATCCGGAATCCGGACGCGGCCTTCATCGAGCGTGCCGTGCAAATCTGGAAGAAGCAAATGCTCGATCTGATTTTCGGTGCCGGAGGATGA